A DNA window from Pogona vitticeps strain Pit_001003342236 chromosome 2, PviZW2.1, whole genome shotgun sequence contains the following coding sequences:
- the TRIM16 gene encoding tripartite motif-containing protein 16 → MSDPESREPEELSQELALKDPVAVANGPQICEEESKSLGLKNERELPSELERKDSCNSEEVGEIQPKNESREEPPGDPSSVGEEEILCDFCLAEKVRAVKSCLTCMVNYCQDHVQPHLENAKLQTHKLMDPLKDVDIESCEAHRAHLSWFCHADLACVCEECLADGHEGHQVVSCEAARKEKELELLQLQAEYDWKLKSVGNVIVKLQKNSESIVSSVSEMKTLVEEKFEELLLAVKKTQSFVLAFLEEKERAAVNHANGIKIHLENKQVAMEECKNRLEKMATHTNDIIFLKEYCEFKKSAGDDTLPSVYIGLKDKLSGIRRVLSDSTEHLLQQLKTSYKDKLQEFAKDEDAGIKVSAVVSWKHRLSAPEPQSRSDFLKYICPITFDPVTAHRYLRLLDENHKVTNTTPWEHPYPDHLERFEHWRQVLSDKSLYIGRYYFEVEVSGAGIYIGMTNKSIDRKGSESNSCISGNNFSWSIKWNGKEFSAWHSDVETPLKSQGYQRIGVYLDYPRGTLSFYGVASETMTLLHKFECKFTEPLYPAFWLSKKENTVRIVKLREEAEQKPPPPLSSGEAASSSTVSALEAEAVTNTKTLDSGRNP, encoded by the exons ATGTCTGACCCTGAATCAAGGGAGCCGGAGGAGCTCTCTCAAGAACTGGCTCTTAAGGACCCTGTCGCGGTGGCAAATGGACCACAGATCTGCGAAGAAGAGAGTAAGAGCCTAGGATTGAAAAACGAAAGGGAACTTCCATCAGAACTGGAACGAAAAGATAGCTGCAACAGTGAAGAAGTGGGGGAAATACAGCCTAAGAATGAATCCAGGGAAGAGCCACCAGGTGACCCTAGTTCGGTGGGCGAAGAAGAAATTCTTTGTGACTTCTGCTTGGCTGAGAAGGTGCGGGCCGTGAAATCCTGTTTGACTTGCATGGTAAATTATTGCCAGGACCATGTGCAGCCTCACCTGGAGAATGCCAAACTACAGACCCATAAACTTATGGACCCACTGAAGGATGTTGACATAGAGAGCTGTGAGGCCCACAGGGCGCACCTCAGTTGGTTCTGCCATGCTGACCTGGCTTGTGTCTGTGAGGAGTGCCTTGCCGATGGACACGAAGGGCATCAAGTGGTGTCTTGTGAAGCAgcgagaaaggaaaaggag CTTGAACTTCTTCAGCTCCAAGCAGAATATGACTGGAAACTGAAGTCGGTTGGAAATGTGATTGTTAAACTGCAGAAGAATTCCGAATCTATAGTG AGTTCAGTATCTGAAATGAAAACCTTGGTGGAAGAAAAGTTTGAAGAGCTTCTTCTAGCTGTCAAGAAGACTCAGTCTTTTGTGTTGGCTTTCCTAGAGGAAAAGGAGCGCGCTGCAGTTAACCATGCTAACGGAATAAAGATCCACCTTGAGAACAAGCAGGTTGCAATGGAGGAGTGCAAGAACAGGCTGGAGAAGATGGCCACACACACCAACGACATCATCTTCCTCAAG gaaTACTGTGAATTCAAGAAAAGTGCAGGAGATGACACCCTACCCAGCGTGTATATTGGCCTCAAGGACAAGTTGTCTGGGATCCGGAGAGTGCTCTCAGACTCCACGGAACATCTTCTACAGCAGCTGAAAACGTCCTATAAAGACAAGTTGCAGGAATTCGCCAAAGATG aggatgCTGGCATAAAGGTGTCTGCAGTTGTCTCATGGAAGCACCGCTTGTCAGCTCCAGAACCTCAAAGCAGGAGTGACTTCCTCAAAT ATATATGCCCAATAACATTTGACCCAGTTACTGCTCATCGCTATTTGAGGCTCTTGGATGAGAACCACAAGGTCACCAACACGACGCCATGGGAGCACCCTTATCCAGATCACCTGGAGAGATTTGAGCACTGGCGCCAAGTGCTGTCAGACAAAAGCCTCTATATCGGCCGCTATTACTTTGAAGTGGAGGTCTCTGGGGCTGGCATTTACATTGGTATGACGAACAAAAGCATTGACCGGAAAGGGTCAGAGAGCAACAGCTGCATCTCAGGGAATAACTTCTCTTGGTCCATTAAGTGGAATGGCAAGGAGTTCTCGGCTTGGCACAGTGATGTGGAGACCCCGTTGAAAAGCCAGGGATATCAGAGGATAGGAGTCTACCTGGACTACCCCAGGGGAACCCTCTCCTTTTATGGCGTTGCTTCTGAAACCATGACTCTCTTGCATAAATTTGAGTGCAAGTTTACTGAGCCTCTTTACCCAGCCTTCTGGTTGTCGAAGAAGGAAAACACGGTGCGGATTGTCAAGTTGCGGGAAGAGGCTGAGCAGAAGCCACCACCTCCGCTTTCCTCGGGAGAGGCAGCTTCATCCAGTACAGTGTCGGCACTGGAGGCTGAAGCAGTGACAAATACGAAGACTCTGGACTCAGGAAGGAACCCATGA